The following proteins come from a genomic window of Paenibacillus sp. CAA11:
- a CDS encoding aldo/keto reductase — translation MTLPLQTRGIPASQLVLGCMGLGGDWDKSHPITQEHIKQAHEAVEAALSVGIHMFDHADIYTRGKAETVFGQVLKERPELREKIILQSKCGIRLTESEEEPGYYDFSKEHILHSVDGSLKRLGAEYLDILLLHRPDPLVEPEEVAEALRQLKSSGKVRHFGVSNMSAGQIRLLQAACDEPFIVNQLEMSLLKTGFIDTGVTVNQGIAAHNIFPEGTLEHCRLENIQLQAWGPLAQGLFSGKPGQDQSENVQQTARLVAELAEEKGTTREAIVLAWLMKHPAHIQPVIGTVNPDRIRACGEAAKIQLSRLEWVKLYIASRGRGMA, via the coding sequence ATGACATTGCCTTTGCAGACAAGAGGAATTCCTGCAAGCCAGCTCGTACTGGGATGCATGGGTCTGGGCGGGGATTGGGACAAGAGTCACCCTATTACACAAGAGCATATCAAGCAGGCTCACGAAGCTGTTGAAGCCGCTTTGTCCGTAGGGATCCATATGTTTGATCATGCGGATATTTATACGAGAGGCAAAGCCGAGACGGTCTTCGGTCAGGTGCTGAAAGAGCGTCCAGAGCTGCGGGAGAAGATCATCCTTCAATCCAAATGCGGCATTCGCCTGACCGAAAGCGAGGAAGAGCCGGGCTACTATGATTTCTCCAAGGAGCATATCCTGCACAGTGTCGATGGTTCTCTGAAGCGGCTGGGGGCCGAGTATCTGGATATTCTGCTGCTGCATCGCCCTGACCCTTTGGTAGAGCCTGAAGAGGTAGCCGAAGCGCTGCGGCAGCTGAAGTCTTCGGGAAAGGTCCGCCATTTCGGCGTATCCAACATGAGTGCAGGACAAATCCGGCTGCTTCAGGCAGCCTGCGATGAGCCCTTTATCGTGAATCAGCTTGAGATGAGCCTGCTGAAGACAGGCTTTATTGATACCGGGGTCACGGTGAATCAGGGAATCGCCGCGCACAATATTTTCCCGGAAGGCACGCTGGAGCACTGCCGCCTGGAGAACATTCAGCTGCAAGCTTGGGGGCCACTGGCTCAGGGTCTGTTCTCCGGCAAGCCCGGTCAGGACCAGAGCGAGAACGTTCAGCAGACAGCCCGCCTGGTTGCCGAACTCGCCGAGGAGAAGGGGACGACTCGAGAAGCGATAGTCCTCGCCTGGCTGATGAAGCATCCGGCCCATATCCAGCCGGTGATCGGCACCGTGAACCCGGACCGGATCCGCGCTTGCGGTGAGGCCGCTAAGATTCAGCTATCCCGCCTCGAATGGGTCAAGCTGTACATCGCCTCGCGCGGCAGGGGTATGGCTTAA
- a CDS encoding AAA family ATPase produces MDTQNMNELINSVRQRIAQVVVGREEAVELLLTTLLAGGHALLEDVPGTGKTLLAKSLAASLSGAFRRIQFTPDLLPSDLSGIHYFNPKTSEFEFRPGPVFTHILLADEINRATPRTQSSLLECMEERQVTIDGETHLLEAPFMVIATQNPVDNQGTFPLPEAQLDRFLMRIRMGYPEFEEGMRILRRFQSGNPLARLEPAAEVAQIVQAQQVCAQLPVEDDLIAYILRITEATRTHPEVRLGASPRASQALLRASQALALVRGRSFVSPDEIKAVAVPVLAHRLQLNRSVLDGAEKAEELVSSVLKQVTVPTEPVETAGTAG; encoded by the coding sequence ATGGATACTCAAAATATGAATGAACTTATCAACTCGGTACGGCAGCGGATTGCCCAGGTCGTTGTAGGACGCGAGGAAGCGGTTGAACTGCTGCTGACCACTTTGCTGGCGGGAGGCCATGCTTTGTTGGAGGATGTACCGGGAACAGGGAAGACGCTGCTGGCCAAGTCCTTGGCCGCAAGCCTCTCCGGAGCCTTCCGGCGGATTCAGTTCACCCCGGATCTGCTGCCCTCTGATTTGAGCGGCATTCATTATTTCAACCCGAAGACAAGCGAGTTCGAGTTCCGGCCCGGCCCGGTGTTCACACATATTCTGCTCGCGGACGAGATTAATCGGGCCACGCCGCGTACACAGTCCAGTCTGCTGGAATGTATGGAGGAGCGCCAGGTGACTATTGACGGAGAGACACATCTGCTTGAGGCGCCGTTCATGGTCATTGCCACACAGAACCCGGTGGACAATCAGGGAACCTTCCCGCTGCCTGAAGCGCAGCTTGACCGCTTCTTGATGCGGATTCGCATGGGATACCCTGAATTTGAAGAGGGGATGCGCATCCTGCGTCGCTTCCAGTCGGGCAACCCGCTTGCCCGGTTGGAGCCGGCCGCAGAGGTGGCCCAGATCGTACAGGCCCAGCAGGTCTGCGCCCAGCTTCCGGTGGAGGACGATCTGATCGCTTACATCCTGCGCATCACAGAAGCTACGCGGACTCACCCGGAGGTGCGGCTCGGGGCCAGCCCGCGTGCCAGTCAGGCGCTGCTGCGGGCTTCCCAGGCGCTCGCCCTGGTCCGCGGCAGAAGCTTCGTCTCGCCGGATGAGATCAAGGCGGTGGCCGTACCAGTGCTTGCACACCGCCTGCAGCTAAACCGGTCAGTGCTGGACGGAGCGGAGAAGGCGGAGGAGCTGGTCTCCTCCGTCCTGAAGCAGGTCACGGTGCCTACCGAGCCTGTTGAGACAGCCGGGACAGCCGGTTAG
- a CDS encoding DUF58 domain-containing protein, protein MLLVWLMVSMAAVLAVVGYIYGKYALRKVSYERWFSKTAVFVGEEVEMVERITNRKLLPLPWIRLESMIGQGLVFGSQTNLEISRGELFQNHISIFLLRPYRRIVRRHQVTCSRRGWYRLESVTMTAGDPLGLSEDSRRLPQAAELVVYPRAAPLQELPLPSHSWLGEIAVRRWIGEDPFLNVGVREYRPGDSLNAVHWKATARTGTMQVHKKDYTADPRLVICLNMEVDENMWRNITDRERIERGITYAAAVAEHAAASGLVVRLICNGRLAFGEKQPIRMVQPAALREVLETLAKLELDMVTSMPAMLEGEADEGRKDGDYLLITCHHGSRLTEAAQRLERLGNKVEWMLIPEEGGRSR, encoded by the coding sequence ATGCTGCTTGTATGGCTGATGGTGAGCATGGCCGCCGTGCTTGCGGTCGTGGGTTATATTTACGGCAAATACGCGCTTCGGAAAGTCAGCTATGAACGCTGGTTCTCCAAGACAGCTGTATTTGTAGGGGAAGAGGTGGAGATGGTCGAGCGGATTACGAACCGCAAGCTCCTGCCGCTGCCCTGGATCCGGCTGGAATCCATGATCGGGCAGGGACTGGTGTTCGGGAGCCAGACCAATCTGGAGATCAGCCGGGGCGAGCTGTTCCAGAACCATATCAGCATCTTCCTGCTGCGCCCGTACCGGCGTATTGTCCGCCGACATCAGGTGACCTGCAGCCGGCGCGGCTGGTACCGGCTGGAATCGGTGACGATGACCGCAGGAGATCCCCTGGGGCTGTCAGAGGACAGCCGGCGCCTGCCTCAGGCGGCTGAGCTGGTGGTCTATCCGCGCGCAGCCCCGCTTCAGGAGCTGCCGCTGCCCAGCCATAGCTGGCTGGGGGAGATTGCTGTGCGGCGCTGGATCGGGGAGGACCCCTTTCTAAACGTGGGGGTCCGCGAATACCGTCCGGGCGATAGCTTGAATGCGGTTCATTGGAAGGCTACCGCCCGGACTGGAACGATGCAGGTGCATAAGAAGGACTACACGGCAGACCCGAGGCTTGTCATCTGCCTAAATATGGAAGTGGATGAGAACATGTGGCGGAATATTACGGATCGTGAGCGGATTGAGCGAGGCATCACTTATGCGGCAGCGGTTGCCGAGCATGCGGCTGCTAGCGGCCTGGTCGTCCGACTGATCTGCAATGGCCGTCTGGCCTTTGGAGAGAAGCAGCCGATCCGGATGGTACAGCCTGCTGCTCTGCGAGAGGTGCTGGAGACCTTGGCCAAGCTTGAATTGGACATGGTGACCTCTATGCCAGCCATGCTGGAGGGGGAAGCTGATGAGGGTAGGAAGGACGGCGACTATCTGCTGATTACTTGCCACCACGGCAGCAGGCTAACCGAGGCAGCACAGCGGTTGGAACGCCTTGGCAATAAGGTCGAGTGGATGCTCATACCCGAAGAAGGGGGGAGAAGCCGATGA
- a CDS encoding DUF4129 domain-containing protein: MKLQKAQKAQNEWGIGVLRRAGYGLISLLMLLPVWLWIDEYTAQPPLQRYWLLGLVPLLLAAAWLQPLVRPLWTRLTVSLLAGILFLLPGILDLSHSIFVAAAGFAAALFLLSVSDYHSRIRLYGIGMASYFVGGIYFSRTPALTPWVPLLVGCGAVCLAFTLLYMNEGRLRKASFSGSGPSKAAPELIRRNRVYVAVLFLAALLLAAGLGSLLGRTVLGAIRWLLAKIFTGSSSEPVPQPPAEPVPPQGMPEVAEHGPDRITEILNTLFYIFGYTALAIVAGGLLYAAYRYGGENFRRGWASLLSGLRRRSAESEKAGYTDEESRVSRKEEPGPAPLRGWRRFFTRGGTAVRWEELAPRERVRYLYRRWLDRQRQEGYQPSPASTPLEIVQDEQREAGKAAAAADPQAERKLVDAYYRARYGAEQPAAEEVESLRNRLKRK, translated from the coding sequence ATGAAGCTGCAGAAGGCTCAGAAGGCTCAGAACGAATGGGGCATCGGGGTGCTGCGGCGGGCGGGCTATGGCTTGATAAGCCTGCTGATGCTGCTGCCTGTCTGGCTGTGGATCGATGAATATACGGCCCAGCCGCCGCTTCAAAGGTATTGGCTGCTCGGGCTGGTTCCCCTGCTGCTGGCTGCGGCCTGGCTGCAGCCTCTGGTTAGGCCGCTATGGACACGGCTCACTGTCTCGCTGCTTGCCGGAATTCTCTTCCTGCTGCCGGGCATATTGGATCTATCACATTCCATCTTTGTGGCAGCAGCAGGCTTTGCAGCGGCGCTGTTTCTGCTCAGCGTCAGCGATTATCACAGTCGAATCCGCCTGTACGGCATAGGGATGGCGAGTTATTTCGTAGGCGGCATCTATTTCAGCCGCACGCCTGCGCTCACTCCTTGGGTGCCGCTCCTTGTCGGATGCGGAGCCGTCTGCCTGGCCTTCACGCTGCTGTATATGAATGAAGGCCGCCTGCGGAAGGCGTCCTTCTCCGGCAGCGGGCCAAGCAAGGCGGCGCCGGAGCTGATTCGGCGCAACCGCGTATATGTGGCCGTGCTCTTCTTAGCCGCACTGCTGCTGGCTGCCGGCCTGGGCAGTCTGCTCGGCAGAACCGTGCTCGGCGCGATCCGCTGGCTGCTGGCGAAGATCTTCACGGGTTCCTCCTCGGAGCCCGTGCCTCAGCCGCCTGCGGAACCGGTCCCGCCGCAGGGGATGCCGGAGGTGGCAGAACATGGTCCGGACCGGATTACGGAGATTCTGAACACCTTATTTTATATTTTTGGCTACACGGCCTTGGCTATCGTAGCCGGCGGACTGTTATACGCAGCTTACCGCTATGGCGGCGAGAACTTCCGTCGCGGCTGGGCTTCTCTCTTAAGCGGGCTGCGCCGCAGAAGCGCTGAGTCTGAGAAGGCGGGCTACACGGATGAGGAGAGCCGAGTATCCCGCAAGGAGGAGCCCGGCCCCGCGCCGCTGCGCGGCTGGCGGAGATTCTTCACACGCGGGGGAACAGCCGTCCGCTGGGAAGAGCTTGCGCCCCGGGAGCGGGTCCGTTATTTGTATCGCAGGTGGCTGGATCGCCAGCGGCAGGAAGGCTACCAGCCCTCTCCGGCATCCACACCGCTGGAGATCGTGCAGGATGAGCAGCGCGAAGCGGGCAAGGCAGCAGCTGCCGCCGACCCCCAGGCAGAGCGGAAGCTGGTGGATGCCTATTACCGGGCCCGATACGGGGCGGAGCAGCCTGCAGCTGAAGAGGTAGAGTCTCTTCGCAACCGTCTGAAGCGAAAATAG
- a CDS encoding nitroreductase family protein, giving the protein MDVTQAIRTRRSIGKVKMDDIPKETIERILEAGTWAPNHRHTEPWKFFVLRGEGRGKLGSALADIAREAAAKAAAGAEEAEMKAEKARSKAFRAPVIIAVAVTPSAKEGVLEIEEYGAVSAAIQNMLLEIHALGLGAVWRTGDPAYHPLMNEHFGLGQRDKMLGFIYLGVPEAPALEGRRQHYSVKTEWIDQA; this is encoded by the coding sequence ATGGATGTGACTCAAGCGATAAGAACCCGCCGAAGCATCGGCAAGGTCAAGATGGATGATATTCCTAAGGAGACGATTGAACGGATCTTGGAGGCTGGCACCTGGGCGCCGAACCATAGGCATACCGAGCCTTGGAAGTTCTTCGTATTAAGAGGTGAAGGACGCGGCAAGCTTGGCAGCGCCCTCGCAGATATTGCGAGAGAAGCGGCAGCTAAGGCAGCGGCCGGAGCCGAGGAAGCGGAGATGAAAGCCGAGAAAGCCCGTTCCAAGGCATTTCGCGCTCCGGTCATTATTGCTGTAGCAGTTACCCCCAGTGCCAAAGAAGGCGTGCTGGAGATTGAAGAATATGGGGCGGTATCTGCTGCCATTCAAAATATGCTGCTGGAGATTCATGCTCTTGGCTTAGGGGCCGTTTGGAGAACGGGAGACCCAGCCTATCACCCGCTTATGAATGAGCATTTTGGCCTCGGCCAGAGGGATAAAATGCTGGGATTCATCTATCTGGGTGTCCCGGAAGCACCTGCTTTAGAGGGGAGAAGACAGCATTACTCCGTGAAGACGGAATGGATCGATCAAGCATAA
- a CDS encoding acyltransferase has protein sequence MAALRKSKIRTLDIYRAICILAVVLIHVTSLPAVRAQRYPDSPIAIFYLVLNQFSQFAVPSFLFLSGLVLFYNYWSRSQDSERWIGTFYKKRLMYVVIPYLLWSGIYFVFKHAVKGNLHKLREDTGKLLAGILYGDNFEHLYYFVILIQFYLIFPLLVRAVRSSLGVKMLVPAAVLVQILFYFFMKEVLNWDKAGDLFITYFLQFSIGAYVGISYEAAMGFLRRWRWLCYATFVLFGFVFVFAGRLYYQWLPELLPYKEYLNFVIYYVFTSAAALSLLLISEALYQVLQGRWLARLLTGIGIASFAIFLVHPLLLSLWRQVSEDVTGGPLYHLMIWAGGAVVLMLSWGFYILMCRLKWSRILIGK, from the coding sequence TTGGCCGCACTGCGTAAATCCAAAATTCGAACACTGGACATCTACAGAGCAATTTGCATCCTCGCCGTTGTTCTCATTCATGTGACTTCTCTGCCAGCAGTGCGGGCACAGCGATATCCTGACAGCCCGATCGCGATATTTTATTTGGTCCTCAACCAATTTAGCCAGTTTGCGGTTCCGTCGTTTCTGTTTCTCAGCGGCCTGGTCTTGTTCTATAACTACTGGAGCCGTTCGCAGGATAGTGAACGGTGGATCGGAACGTTCTATAAGAAGCGCTTGATGTATGTTGTTATCCCTTACCTGTTATGGTCGGGAATTTATTTTGTCTTCAAGCATGCTGTAAAGGGCAATTTGCATAAACTGCGGGAGGATACAGGGAAGCTGCTCGCAGGTATTCTGTACGGAGATAATTTTGAGCATTTGTACTACTTCGTCATTCTGATACAGTTCTATCTCATATTTCCGTTGCTAGTAAGAGCAGTGCGTTCCTCCTTGGGAGTTAAGATGTTGGTGCCTGCAGCAGTTCTGGTGCAAATCCTCTTTTACTTCTTTATGAAGGAAGTGCTTAACTGGGATAAAGCGGGAGACCTCTTCATTACGTATTTCCTGCAATTCTCAATCGGAGCCTATGTTGGAATTAGCTATGAAGCGGCCATGGGTTTCTTGCGGCGCTGGAGATGGCTGTGCTATGCGACTTTTGTTCTGTTCGGGTTCGTTTTTGTATTTGCGGGGCGCCTTTATTACCAATGGTTGCCGGAGCTCCTTCCGTACAAGGAGTATTTAAATTTTGTCATTTACTACGTCTTCACTTCGGCAGCGGCTCTGTCCCTGCTGCTCATTTCAGAGGCACTATACCAAGTCCTCCAAGGAAGATGGCTTGCTAGACTGCTGACGGGCATAGGGATAGCCTCGTTCGCGATTTTTCTGGTCCATCCGCTCCTGCTGAGTTTATGGAGACAAGTATCGGAGGATGTGACGGGTGGCCCTCTATATCACCTGATGATATGGGCAGGCGGGGCGGTCGTTCTGATGCTATCCTGGGGATTCTATATATTGATGTGCAGGCTGAAATGGAGCCGGATTTTAATTGGAAAATAA
- a CDS encoding NAD(P)/FAD-dependent oxidoreductase: MSKYDVIIVGAGPAGIFASYELSLKASHWKILLVDKGHDIYRRRCPILEDKIQLCPPPAGRKEFAGCLPACSITAGFGGAGAYSDGKFNVTTEFGGWLTDYLAPSKVLELIRYVDALNLEHGATTNITDPMTDAIRDIEQRGYAAGLKLLRAEVRHLGTEQNLEILKSIYEHLKPRIDMVFKAEVEDIVTVKENDRHTVKGITLKNGDTYEADLVMIAPGRDGSAWLTDILKKRRLKMYNNQVDVGVRVETSDVVMREINEHLYEGKFIFNTSVGTRVRTFCSNPSGHVVVENHSGVMAANGHSYKDPALGSSNTNFALLVSHTFTEPFDKPNEYAREICRRANDLSNGGVIVQKYGDIIRGRRSTAGRIAEGFLEPTLKEAVPGDLGLVLPYNTMKSLIEMVEALDKVTPGIASEHTLFYGVEAKFYSARPKLTEALETEIDGLFCGGDGAGITRGLAQAGAAGVWIARSMMDKAGASNV; the protein is encoded by the coding sequence ATGAGTAAATATGATGTGATTATTGTTGGTGCCGGCCCGGCCGGGATCTTTGCCAGTTATGAATTAAGCCTGAAAGCTTCGCATTGGAAAATACTCTTGGTCGATAAAGGCCATGATATCTATCGTCGCCGCTGTCCGATTCTCGAAGATAAAATCCAGCTGTGTCCACCTCCGGCTGGCCGCAAGGAATTTGCGGGCTGTCTGCCGGCCTGCTCGATTACGGCAGGCTTCGGGGGAGCTGGCGCCTACAGTGACGGCAAGTTCAACGTGACCACCGAGTTTGGCGGCTGGCTGACAGACTATTTGGCGCCTTCTAAGGTGCTGGAGTTGATTCGCTATGTGGATGCGCTCAATCTGGAGCATGGTGCAACGACGAATATTACCGACCCGATGACCGATGCCATCCGGGACATTGAGCAGCGTGGTTATGCTGCAGGGCTCAAGCTCCTGCGCGCCGAGGTGCGGCATCTGGGTACCGAGCAGAACCTTGAAATTTTGAAGTCCATTTATGAGCATCTGAAGCCTCGTATAGATATGGTGTTCAAAGCAGAGGTGGAGGATATTGTTACCGTTAAGGAGAATGATCGCCATACAGTGAAGGGAATTACGCTGAAGAATGGCGATACGTATGAGGCAGACCTGGTGATGATTGCGCCAGGGCGGGACGGATCGGCTTGGCTCACTGATATTCTGAAGAAGCGCCGCCTGAAAATGTACAACAACCAGGTGGATGTGGGGGTCCGTGTAGAGACCAGCGATGTGGTCATGCGTGAGATCAATGAGCATCTGTATGAAGGGAAGTTCATCTTCAACACTTCGGTGGGTACACGGGTCCGCACATTCTGCAGCAATCCTTCCGGCCATGTCGTGGTGGAGAATCACAGCGGGGTCATGGCTGCCAACGGCCACTCTTACAAGGACCCGGCACTCGGTTCAAGCAATACGAACTTTGCGCTGCTTGTCTCCCACACCTTTACGGAGCCGTTTGACAAGCCGAACGAGTATGCCCGGGAAATCTGCCGACGGGCCAACGACCTGTCGAATGGGGGCGTGATTGTCCAGAAGTATGGGGATATCATACGCGGCCGCCGCTCTACCGCAGGACGGATTGCCGAAGGCTTCCTGGAGCCAACCTTGAAGGAGGCGGTGCCGGGCGATCTGGGCCTCGTGCTTCCATATAATACGATGAAGAGCCTCATTGAAATGGTGGAGGCGCTGGATAAAGTGACTCCGGGGATTGCTTCCGAGCATACGCTGTTCTACGGCGTGGAGGCCAAGTTCTATTCGGCCCGGCCGAAGCTGACAGAAGCGCTTGAGACGGAGATTGACGGCTTGTTCTGCGGCGGAGACGGCGCAGGGATCACGCGCGGCCTGGCACAGGCCGGAGCGGCAGGCGTCTGGATTGCCCGCAGTATGATGGATAAGGCGGGGGCCAGCAACGTATAG